A region from the Sutcliffiella horikoshii genome encodes:
- a CDS encoding helix-turn-helix domain-containing protein, which translates to MHEGRIIKYFRKKAKLTQQQLGDGICSDTHVSKIERGMTEYSPEVTFLLSKRLGINIEEELSRFHNLKKILARWHDAIIMQRSEVIETIKEELDKEELIKISEYQILYDLLRARYHLLRNNLIEADIIIKNIQKAQRKLPPYESNLLKHILGMYYLANKDMIKAVNILRSINSDDYNNPEYYLTLSTAYLAVNSKIMAYYYAELSLQFFLKTNNYLRGIDAEMIMLITREGEGQRDFQKIVEQYEALIQICDLCHAHDKKAKVLHNLAEEHYCRKDYKASSRLFHKSMLLKEKKSAEYLISLEAFILCCFEGSILSKDKLEKLGNEGLVIAREINQGLHSINLQLLLLRINNQHTEYYHFLSTKALPYYKKCGYVTIVKQYEKELFNYHLKTRQIDDALKLADLLINNG; encoded by the coding sequence ATGCATGAAGGAAGAATAATCAAATATTTTCGCAAGAAAGCTAAATTAACACAACAGCAACTTGGGGATGGCATTTGTTCTGACACTCATGTAAGTAAAATCGAACGTGGGATGACAGAATATTCCCCAGAGGTTACATTCCTGCTATCTAAACGACTTGGAATAAATATCGAAGAGGAGCTAAGCCGTTTTCATAACTTAAAGAAAATTCTCGCTCGTTGGCATGATGCTATCATCATGCAACGGTCCGAAGTTATTGAAACAATAAAAGAAGAACTAGATAAAGAAGAACTAATCAAAATCAGTGAATATCAAATTCTTTATGATTTACTTAGAGCGAGATATCACCTTCTACGTAATAATTTAATAGAAGCAGACATAATCATAAAAAATATACAAAAAGCTCAAAGAAAGTTGCCACCATATGAGAGTAATCTACTAAAGCACATATTAGGGATGTATTACCTCGCTAATAAAGATATGATAAAGGCAGTCAATATTTTACGATCGATTAACAGTGATGATTATAATAATCCAGAGTATTATCTAACATTATCAACCGCTTATCTTGCAGTGAATTCAAAGATAATGGCTTATTACTATGCAGAACTATCTTTGCAATTTTTCCTCAAAACCAATAATTACTTAAGGGGTATAGATGCAGAAATGATTATGCTAATAACTAGGGAAGGTGAGGGACAACGTGATTTTCAAAAAATAGTCGAGCAGTATGAAGCTTTAATCCAAATCTGTGACCTTTGCCATGCCCATGATAAAAAGGCAAAGGTTCTTCATAACTTAGCAGAGGAGCATTATTGTAGAAAAGATTATAAAGCATCTAGTCGGTTGTTTCATAAATCTATGTTATTAAAAGAAAAAAAATCAGCTGAGTACTTAATTTCTTTGGAGGCTTTCATACTGTGTTGCTTTGAAGGAAGTATTCTATCAAAAGATAAATTAGAAAAGCTTGGAAACGAAGGATTAGTGATTGCAAGAGAGATTAACCAGGGTCTACATTCAATAAATCTACAGCTTCTTCTCCTTCGGATCAACAACCAACATACGGAATACTATCATTTCTTAAGTACTAAAGCCTTACCTTACTATAAAAAATGTGGTTATGTAACTATAGTAAAGCAGTATGAAAAGGAACTTTTTAACTATCATTTAAAAACCCGCCAAATCGACGATGCTCTAAAACTTGCGGATTTATTAATTAATAATGGTTAA
- a CDS encoding S8 family serine peptidase, giving the protein MSIGKIKHIITGTLVASLLFSTGTSYKAIAEDNSQNNKKSVEQMLVNLTEQQRKALKELEITPGFVVSPDINKESSELVNVIVEFNSNPAEVEVAKNAVKGKRMTLSSAKSKVKKDHDTFQKEWKTIKSLNRPNEEKMKDSKITREYHEAFNGVAMTLPGTAVQELLSTGVVKRIWKDDEVKLDLPEEASEMMKSSTSSKVDDSLVQIGADKLHQENISGSGVKVGVIDTGIDYNHPDLKDSYKGGYDFVDNDSDPMEATYQEWKDSGRPEFEGGSSYYTLHGTHVAGSIAAQKKNSSASAVKGVAPDVDLYMYRVLGSYGRGSLGAVIAGIDRAVQDEMDVINLSLGSSINDPLNPTSIAVNNAMLSGVVTVVASGNAGPGEKTLGSPGAAALGITVGASDVSVTIPTITASAGESSITDMKLLAQNFTDNLKDLENKTLPTIDVGIGTKSDFNNKDVAGKVAVIQRGNITFDEKIQNARAAGAKAVIVYNNVDGEIEAYLGEGMNYIPAFHITKADGEQLLSQSEITFESFGSVKTEGDRLAEFSSRGPVNGNDDIKPDVVGPGVAIFSTIPEFINDPQDGENYDTAYARLQGTSMAAPHVAGTAALILQANPEYTPFDVKAVLMNTADKMNGEYSVNEIGSGRINAYEAVHTETLIKVMDKTIHEQDGNFIEIDEETGSIAFGSHFKEEDGPIEDSRKIVIRNFNEKDVKEYNTNVEFLPAKGEVRDADKNGVEVLIPNTVSIEAGKSAEVEPTIRVSQDAEFGRYEGYVNLINSGNSEENYRIPFSIRVTEKGFEKMILTRPMIANDSKAHPYYTPYTNAIVKLSTPLKTIDVLVRDGESGEAIGFIATINASHLMTGIDYWADAIFKGKVYPFTNDPSQPISDKEVKLPEGDYTFEMIGYDEQGTPRSKGAMVMIDNTPPEVEVSMDPGIYEVDDSMYTIEEGYDGPAVWIHGNVYDSTVDVLKQKGMAIDQSVNGVLWWEYNYYNHYFLAVDSEGNFRFPATKERIDQMSYLDSNLFVFDNATASVGYPQGINRYLFIKEGTEYAVPSYDKEKVRLGDEITMTLNLNNVKQLASGEFTVPFYNKHFEFLNVKVNEAFKKYTEEKGVNVILDEPTLNASNVKVGASMEEDDLAIDQNLPFLDVTFKVINDENYNYQEGLSLSFDTTAFKYKKTSDSNATTIRVYKDQSFIILAKYSIVNGSMKPEAFLRENGQWDNTVDFSKLGAKVYAKNKNGKTFEASIIHSNAYYTIDKLPTTEQEYDIYVQVPGHLTSRSTETVGTYIDGEIAGTRHIAQIETGYAGDVNGDKIIDIDDAIIAVFSYGKENVGVNKGDINQDGKVDEKDLRYIEKNFLKVGPDVKGNKKPKEKSGKVTLEKLFRSIGLELKN; this is encoded by the coding sequence ATGAGTATTGGAAAAATAAAACATATAATTACAGGAACATTAGTTGCTAGTTTGTTATTTTCCACAGGGACTTCGTATAAAGCTATTGCTGAAGATAATTCTCAGAATAATAAAAAAAGTGTGGAGCAGATGTTAGTTAATTTAACGGAGCAGCAAAGGAAAGCGCTCAAAGAACTTGAAATCACACCAGGATTTGTTGTTTCACCAGATATTAACAAAGAGAGTTCAGAATTAGTCAACGTAATTGTAGAATTTAATTCTAACCCCGCAGAGGTGGAAGTGGCAAAGAATGCTGTAAAAGGAAAAAGAATGACTCTTTCTTCGGCAAAAAGTAAAGTGAAAAAAGATCACGATACGTTTCAAAAAGAATGGAAAACTATCAAAAGCTTAAATAGACCAAATGAAGAAAAGATGAAAGACTCCAAGATTACGAGAGAATACCATGAGGCATTCAATGGAGTAGCGATGACATTACCGGGAACGGCGGTGCAAGAGTTACTTAGTACAGGAGTTGTCAAACGTATTTGGAAAGATGATGAAGTGAAGCTTGATCTGCCAGAAGAAGCAAGTGAAATGATGAAATCATCAACTTCATCAAAGGTAGATGATAGCCTTGTACAAATCGGTGCAGACAAGCTTCATCAAGAGAATATTTCCGGTTCGGGAGTAAAAGTGGGGGTTATTGATACAGGTATTGACTATAATCACCCAGATTTAAAAGATTCTTATAAAGGCGGATACGATTTTGTTGATAATGATTCGGATCCAATGGAGGCAACTTATCAGGAGTGGAAGGATTCCGGAAGGCCTGAATTTGAAGGTGGTTCCAGTTACTATACGTTACATGGAACACACGTAGCTGGCTCTATCGCAGCACAAAAGAAAAACAGCTCGGCATCTGCAGTAAAGGGAGTAGCTCCTGATGTCGATCTATATATGTATCGTGTGTTGGGTTCTTATGGGAGAGGATCGCTTGGTGCGGTCATTGCAGGTATTGACAGGGCGGTCCAAGATGAGATGGATGTTATCAACTTATCGTTGGGATCAAGTATTAATGATCCTCTAAATCCAACATCTATAGCGGTTAATAATGCGATGCTCTCAGGCGTTGTGACTGTCGTTGCGTCAGGAAACGCAGGACCTGGTGAAAAAACGCTAGGATCTCCTGGAGCAGCTGCATTAGGAATTACGGTAGGGGCCAGTGATGTTTCGGTAACCATTCCAACGATTACTGCAAGTGCAGGGGAATCCAGCATCACTGACATGAAGTTATTGGCGCAAAACTTTACAGATAACTTAAAAGATCTCGAAAATAAAACCTTGCCTACTATCGATGTGGGAATAGGAACTAAAAGCGACTTTAATAATAAAGATGTAGCTGGTAAGGTAGCAGTCATTCAACGAGGTAATATTACATTTGATGAAAAAATTCAAAATGCTAGAGCGGCAGGTGCTAAAGCTGTAATTGTTTACAACAATGTTGATGGTGAAATAGAAGCTTATCTTGGGGAAGGGATGAATTATATTCCTGCTTTCCATATTACAAAAGCTGACGGAGAACAGTTGCTTTCACAATCAGAAATCACCTTTGAATCTTTTGGTAGCGTGAAGACAGAAGGAGACCGCTTAGCTGAATTTAGTTCAAGAGGTCCCGTTAACGGGAATGATGACATTAAACCAGATGTCGTCGGACCGGGAGTGGCAATCTTTTCTACTATTCCTGAGTTCATCAATGATCCACAGGACGGAGAAAATTACGATACCGCATATGCTCGTCTCCAAGGAACATCCATGGCTGCTCCGCATGTAGCTGGGACGGCAGCGCTTATCTTGCAAGCCAATCCTGAATATACACCTTTTGATGTGAAAGCGGTCTTAATGAATACGGCAGATAAAATGAATGGCGAATACTCCGTCAATGAAATCGGCTCAGGCAGAATTAATGCGTATGAGGCGGTCCATACAGAAACACTTATAAAAGTTATGGACAAAACCATACATGAACAGGATGGGAATTTCATCGAAATTGATGAAGAAACGGGTTCAATTGCTTTCGGCAGTCACTTTAAAGAGGAAGATGGACCTATTGAAGACAGCAGGAAAATAGTTATACGGAACTTCAATGAAAAAGATGTAAAGGAATATAACACAAATGTTGAATTCTTGCCAGCTAAGGGAGAAGTTCGGGATGCCGATAAAAATGGCGTAGAAGTATTAATACCAAATACAGTTTCAATTGAAGCAGGAAAATCTGCAGAGGTTGAGCCGACTATACGCGTTTCACAAGATGCGGAATTCGGGCGGTATGAAGGATATGTTAACCTTATTAATTCCGGAAATAGTGAAGAAAATTACCGAATACCTTTTTCCATCCGAGTAACAGAAAAAGGATTTGAGAAGATGATATTGACAAGACCAATGATTGCGAATGATTCGAAAGCACATCCGTATTACACGCCATATACCAATGCAATCGTAAAATTATCAACACCATTAAAGACGATTGATGTATTGGTGAGAGATGGAGAATCAGGAGAAGCAATTGGATTTATTGCAACCATCAATGCAAGCCATTTAATGACAGGTATTGATTATTGGGCAGATGCTATTTTTAAAGGAAAAGTGTACCCATTCACCAATGATCCTTCGCAGCCAATTTCTGATAAAGAGGTGAAACTGCCGGAAGGTGACTATACTTTTGAAATGATTGGGTATGATGAGCAAGGTACACCCCGAAGTAAAGGCGCAATGGTGATGATTGATAATACGCCTCCGGAAGTAGAGGTATCCATGGATCCTGGTATTTATGAAGTGGATGATTCGATGTACACGATAGAAGAAGGATATGACGGCCCTGCAGTATGGATTCACGGAAACGTATATGATTCGACAGTCGATGTTCTAAAACAGAAAGGAATGGCAATCGATCAATCTGTGAATGGTGTACTTTGGTGGGAGTATAACTACTATAATCATTATTTCCTTGCGGTGGATAGCGAAGGGAACTTTAGATTCCCTGCAACGAAGGAAAGAATTGACCAAATGTCTTATTTAGACTCCAATTTATTTGTATTTGATAACGCAACAGCTTCAGTAGGATATCCGCAAGGCATAAATCGTTACCTGTTCATAAAAGAAGGAACGGAATACGCGGTTCCAAGTTATGATAAAGAAAAGGTGCGTCTTGGGGACGAAATTACGATGACGTTGAATTTGAACAATGTTAAGCAACTTGCCTCTGGAGAATTCACTGTACCTTTCTATAATAAACACTTTGAATTTCTGAATGTTAAAGTCAATGAGGCCTTTAAAAAGTACACGGAGGAAAAGGGTGTTAACGTTATATTAGATGAACCAACATTAAATGCTAGTAATGTCAAAGTTGGTGCTTCGATGGAGGAAGATGATTTAGCTATCGATCAGAACTTACCTTTCTTGGATGTCACATTCAAAGTTATAAACGATGAAAACTACAATTACCAAGAGGGATTATCATTATCATTTGATACTACAGCCTTTAAATATAAGAAAACATCAGATTCTAATGCTACTACGATTCGAGTATATAAAGACCAGTCATTTATAATTCTAGCAAAATACTCGATCGTAAATGGAAGTATGAAACCAGAAGCATTCTTGAGGGAAAATGGTCAATGGGATAATACAGTTGATTTCTCTAAGCTTGGAGCGAAGGTATATGCGAAAAATAAGAATGGAAAAACCTTTGAAGCATCGATTATTCATAGTAATGCATACTATACAATAGATAAACTACCAACTACAGAACAAGAGTATGACATCTATGTGCAAGTACCTGGTCACCTTACGAGCAGATCGACTGAGACTGTAGGGACGTACATTGATGGTGAGATAGCAGGGACACGACATATTGCCCAAATAGAAACAGGCTATGCGGGTGACGTAAATGGGGATAAAATAATTGATATTGACGATGCGATTATCGCTGTTTTCTCCTATGGGAAAGAGAATGTAGGTGTAAACAAGGGAGATATCAATCAAGATGGTAAAGTAGATGAAAAAGACCTCCGTTACATCGAGAAGAATTTCTTGAAAGTAGGCCCAGATGTTAAAGGAAATAAGAAACCTAAAGAAAAATCAGGTAAGGTAACATTGGAAAAATTATTCCGATCAATAGGGCTTGAATTGAAAAACTAA
- a CDS encoding signal peptidase I translates to MEKATTFVKKGLTITIILFIMVILFSIFASLNSNKPLSVLGIKPLTVLSNSMAPVFEAGDVIITREVDPGDLSKGDIISFYNEEQLLVTHRITSIVETDGGRHFYTKGDNNNSADENVTTANEIVGKKIFLIPFLGYFSQFIKGPLGFLLFIALPLTGYVCIVAFEKMKPKRKKEIKQS, encoded by the coding sequence ATGGAAAAGGCTACAACATTCGTAAAAAAAGGTTTAACGATCACAATCATCTTATTCATCATGGTCATCCTATTTTCCATTTTCGCTAGCCTAAACAGTAACAAACCACTAAGCGTTTTGGGGATAAAGCCTCTCACCGTATTATCGAATAGTATGGCACCAGTTTTTGAGGCTGGGGATGTCATTATTACTCGAGAGGTTGATCCAGGTGATCTTAGCAAGGGTGACATTATTTCTTTTTACAACGAAGAGCAACTATTAGTCACTCATAGAATCACGTCCATTGTTGAAACAGATGGGGGGAGACATTTTTATACGAAAGGTGATAACAACAATTCAGCAGACGAGAATGTCACAACAGCTAATGAGATTGTAGGAAAAAAAATATTTCTGATTCCATTCTTAGGCTACTTTTCTCAGTTTATAAAGGGCCCACTAGGTTTCTTACTGTTCATAGCTCTACCTTTAACAGGCTATGTATGTATAGTGGCATTTGAAAAAATGAAGCCAAAGAGGAAGAAAGAGATTAAACAATCATAA
- a CDS encoding helix-turn-helix domain-containing protein — protein MSLGILIKFHREKNGLTQEELGKGVCSVTHVSKIERGTTQFSSEITNLLSEKLGINMEAELQSLQKFEKLLHQWHDCMVLQQNNEIERLKNQIEKNSLFLIQSVKNKYFLLQARYFLLQGDITNAEALIDKIYNVRKDLNTYETHLLHHLLGITELQKGNFKKALEYLLKINEKEYENLEFYYQIAIAYHNLQFKVKAYYYSELSLEYFQKTNNFKKIIDAETIKLINEGRNELWDFDNLVNRYNQLIAQCEIINDTSKKANLLSNLAYEYSYSGDNENARIYYKKTLDLLKGNKKSSNYLNNLIGYIYCCLQIKENNVDSMLTQLIQTGMEISKEIKDHSSLAFFQMLRLLHDDEKELYYQFIEEKIIPMLNKNGKYHQLHTYEKTMFQYYLDQGKHESANKYASRLLNN, from the coding sequence TTGAGTTTAGGAATCCTAATTAAATTCCATAGGGAAAAAAATGGCCTGACACAAGAAGAACTGGGAAAAGGGGTCTGTTCTGTAACTCATGTAAGTAAAATTGAGCGGGGAACGACTCAGTTTTCATCAGAGATCACCAATCTATTAAGTGAGAAGCTGGGAATTAATATGGAAGCAGAATTACAATCGCTTCAGAAATTTGAAAAACTTCTGCATCAATGGCACGATTGTATGGTCTTGCAACAAAACAATGAAATTGAACGACTCAAAAATCAAATTGAAAAGAATTCTCTGTTTTTAATCCAATCGGTGAAAAATAAATATTTTCTTTTGCAAGCAAGGTATTTTCTATTGCAAGGAGACATAACGAATGCCGAAGCACTTATTGATAAAATATATAACGTCCGCAAAGATTTAAATACGTACGAAACTCACTTACTCCACCATCTATTAGGAATAACAGAACTTCAAAAAGGTAACTTCAAAAAAGCACTGGAATATCTTCTTAAAATTAATGAAAAAGAATATGAGAACCTGGAATTCTATTATCAGATTGCAATTGCCTATCACAATCTTCAATTTAAAGTAAAAGCTTACTATTATAGTGAACTTTCACTTGAATATTTTCAAAAGACAAATAATTTCAAAAAAATTATCGATGCAGAAACTATCAAATTAATCAATGAAGGAAGAAACGAGCTTTGGGATTTTGACAATCTTGTCAATCGATATAACCAATTGATTGCGCAATGCGAAATAATAAATGATACTTCAAAAAAAGCCAACTTGCTAAGTAATTTAGCTTATGAATATTCTTATTCTGGGGATAATGAAAACGCTAGAATATACTATAAAAAGACATTGGACCTACTTAAAGGTAATAAAAAATCTTCTAATTACTTGAATAACCTTATAGGATATATTTACTGTTGCTTACAGATAAAAGAAAATAATGTGGATAGTATGCTGACGCAATTGATTCAAACGGGTATGGAAATATCAAAGGAAATTAAAGATCATAGTAGCTTAGCATTCTTTCAAATGCTTCGTTTACTGCACGATGATGAAAAAGAGCTTTATTATCAATTTATTGAGGAAAAAATCATCCCTATGCTTAACAAAAACGGGAAATATCATCAGTTGCATACGTATGAAAAAACGATGTTTCAATACTACCTAGATCAAGGCAAGCATGAGTCTGCTAACAAGTATGCTAGCAGACTCCTTAACAATTAG